The following proteins come from a genomic window of Pseudomonas putida:
- a CDS encoding peptidylprolyl isomerase A, whose translation MLKKLLLTACSVAFATSVMASDKTPHVMLDTSFGQVEIELNAEKAPISTKNFLEYVDSGFYNNTIFHRVIPGFMVQGGGFTDQMVQKNTNDPIKNEASNGLQNTRGTLSMARTSNPNSATSQFFINVADNDFLNPGRDAGYAVFGKVTKGMEVVDQIVNSPTTIKKGMRDVPADPVYIKSAKRID comes from the coding sequence ATGCTGAAAAAACTCCTGCTCACCGCCTGCTCGGTCGCCTTCGCCACCAGTGTCATGGCTTCCGACAAGACCCCGCACGTCATGCTGGACACCAGCTTCGGTCAGGTCGAAATCGAGCTGAACGCCGAGAAGGCACCGATCAGTACCAAGAACTTCCTGGAGTACGTCGACAGCGGCTTCTACAACAACACCATCTTCCACCGCGTGATCCCGGGGTTCATGGTCCAGGGCGGCGGTTTCACTGACCAGATGGTGCAGAAGAACACCAACGACCCAATCAAGAACGAGGCCAGCAACGGCCTGCAGAACACCCGCGGCACCCTGTCGATGGCGCGCACGTCCAACCCGAACTCAGCCACCAGCCAGTTCTTCATCAACGTCGCCGACAACGACTTCCTCAACCCGGGCCGCGACGCCGGTTATGCGGTGTTCGGCAAAGTGACCAAGGGCATGGAAGTGGTCGACCAGATCGTCAACTCGCCCACCACCATCAAAAAAGGCATGCGCGACGTACCGGCCGATCCGGTCTATATCAAGTCCGCCAAACGTATCGACTGA
- a CDS encoding alpha/beta fold hydrolase, with amino-acid sequence MAYFEHEGCTLHYEEYGQGEPLVLLHGLGSSCQDWELQVPVLSRHYRVILMDIRGHGRSDKPSDGYQIATFSADLLALLEHLHTGPVHFVGLSMGGMVGFQFAVDHPQWLRSLCIVNSAPEVKRRTRSDWAWWLKRWSLARILSVETVGKGLAERLFPKPQQADLRHKMAQRWARNDKRAYLKSFDAIVDWGVQERIGQIHCPTLVIAADHDYTPIQLKERYVALIPNARLVVVDDSRHATPLDQPEVFNQTLLQFLAAVSTSQGSLSPC; translated from the coding sequence ATGGCCTATTTCGAACACGAAGGATGCACGCTGCATTACGAGGAATATGGCCAGGGCGAACCCCTGGTGTTGCTGCACGGCCTGGGCTCCAGCTGCCAGGACTGGGAGTTGCAGGTGCCGGTGCTCAGCCGCCACTATCGGGTGATCCTCATGGATATCCGCGGCCACGGTCGCTCCGACAAGCCCTCTGACGGTTACCAGATCGCCACCTTCAGTGCCGACCTGCTGGCCCTGCTCGAACACTTGCACACAGGGCCGGTGCACTTCGTCGGCCTGTCCATGGGCGGCATGGTCGGCTTCCAGTTTGCCGTCGACCACCCGCAATGGTTGCGCAGCCTGTGCATCGTCAACAGCGCCCCCGAGGTCAAGCGCCGCACCCGCAGTGACTGGGCGTGGTGGCTCAAGCGCTGGAGCCTGGCGCGCATCCTCAGTGTCGAAACCGTCGGCAAGGGGCTGGCCGAGCGGCTGTTCCCCAAGCCACAACAAGCAGACCTGCGGCACAAGATGGCCCAGCGCTGGGCGCGCAACGACAAACGCGCCTACCTCAAGAGCTTCGACGCTATCGTCGACTGGGGCGTGCAGGAACGCATCGGGCAGATCCACTGCCCTACTCTGGTGATCGCCGCCGACCACGATTACACGCCGATACAACTCAAAGAGCGCTACGTCGCCCTAATACCCAACGCCAGGCTGGTCGTCGTCGACGATTCCCGGCACGCTACACCCCTCGATCAACCCGAGGTCTTCAACCAGACCCTGCTGCAGTTCCTCGCAGCCGTTTCCACCTCTCAAGGATCTTTGAGCCCATGCTGA